In Streptomyces sp. NBC_01426, one genomic interval encodes:
- a CDS encoding glycoside hydrolase domain-containing protein encodes MPSRMLLLRCLLGAALLMPAQAAVAVTATGGEGRTVDYRGLRLTVPADWRVVDLDLTPDACLRLDRPTLYLGHAGTQAECTGRAAVTRADTLHLEPLDGAPPRADVPTLKANPGAPLPRTGSDSNELRYALRGSGVMATVSYGTGPDAVRGLLERARRTPAGAPGTVADTVTAALPAPRTAQEPFTGLGFDACTAPTQSAMTAWRQGSPFGAVGVYIGGPARACAQPRLTAGWVGKQTEAGWHLMPIWVGPQPWRSNTTGLSTDPSRANEQGIAAAEGAADAARSLGLGPGTLLYNDLEHYTDRATWDAPVVAYLTAWTVRLHELGYKSAAYVHAASGVPALSAHHHQAPQAMPDVLWVARWNLSATVSDADMGLPTGTTKWAGPRRAHQFRGGHDATYGGVTINIDRSWIDVDPRLLTVPGTIGIGPLA; translated from the coding sequence ATGCCCTCCCGAATGCTGCTGCTGCGCTGCCTGCTGGGCGCCGCCCTGCTCATGCCCGCCCAGGCCGCGGTCGCCGTCACCGCCACCGGCGGCGAAGGACGCACCGTCGACTACCGCGGGCTGCGGCTCACCGTCCCCGCCGACTGGCGGGTCGTCGACCTCGACCTGACCCCCGACGCCTGCCTGCGCCTCGACCGGCCCACGCTGTACCTCGGCCACGCCGGGACCCAGGCCGAATGCACCGGCCGGGCCGCCGTCACCCGCGCCGACACCCTGCACCTGGAGCCCCTCGACGGGGCCCCGCCGCGCGCCGACGTCCCCACCCTGAAGGCGAACCCCGGGGCCCCGCTCCCGCGGACCGGGAGCGACAGCAACGAGCTGCGGTACGCCCTGCGCGGCTCCGGGGTGATGGCCACCGTCTCGTACGGCACCGGACCCGACGCGGTACGCGGCCTCCTGGAGCGGGCCCGCCGCACGCCCGCCGGCGCCCCCGGGACGGTGGCGGACACGGTGACCGCCGCCCTGCCGGCGCCCCGTACCGCCCAGGAACCGTTCACCGGCCTCGGCTTCGACGCCTGTACCGCCCCGACCCAGTCGGCGATGACCGCCTGGCGGCAGGGCTCGCCCTTCGGCGCCGTCGGCGTGTACATCGGCGGCCCGGCCCGGGCCTGCGCCCAGCCCCGACTGACCGCCGGCTGGGTCGGCAAGCAGACCGAGGCGGGCTGGCACCTGATGCCGATCTGGGTGGGCCCGCAGCCCTGGCGCAGCAACACCACCGGGCTGTCCACCGACCCCTCCCGGGCCAACGAGCAGGGCATCGCGGCCGCCGAGGGCGCCGCCGACGCGGCGCGGTCACTGGGCCTGGGCCCGGGCACGCTCCTCTACAACGACCTGGAGCACTACACCGACCGGGCCACCTGGGACGCCCCGGTCGTGGCCTACCTCACCGCCTGGACGGTGCGGCTGCACGAGCTGGGCTACAAGTCGGCGGCCTACGTGCACGCGGCCTCCGGGGTGCCGGCGCTGAGCGCGCACCACCACCAGGCGCCGCAGGCCATGCCGGACGTGCTGTGGGTGGCGCGGTGGAACCTGTCGGCGACCGTCTCGGACGCCGACATGGGCCTGCCCACCGGGACGACCAAGTGGGCGGGCCCGCGCCGGGCCCACCAGTTCCGCGGCGGGCACGACGCCACGTACGGCGGGGTGACGATCAACATCGACCGCAGTTGGATCGACGTCGACCCCCGGCTCCTGACCGTCCCCGGGACGATCGGGATCGGCCCCCTGGCCTGA
- a CDS encoding pyridoxamine 5'-phosphate oxidase family protein, whose protein sequence is MTTTNNWAVFETAEPEFAAAVRARFAQYPHHVLGTLRKDGSPRLAGLNVDIRGGELWLGMMPGSMKARDLQRDPRFALHCNPGPGEEMEGGDVRISGRALELVDPPELHRYAEETETPHPFHLFHADLTEIVRITVEGDDLVVRTWTPEHGVHTLRRGNDDEPPREDPAGDSPAG, encoded by the coding sequence ATGACGACGACGAACAACTGGGCCGTGTTCGAGACGGCGGAGCCGGAGTTCGCGGCGGCCGTCCGGGCCCGCTTCGCGCAGTATCCGCACCACGTCCTCGGCACCCTCCGCAAGGACGGCTCGCCCCGACTGGCCGGGCTGAACGTGGACATCCGCGGCGGGGAGCTGTGGCTCGGCATGATGCCCGGCTCCATGAAGGCCAGGGACCTCCAGCGCGATCCCCGTTTCGCGCTGCACTGCAATCCGGGCCCCGGTGAGGAGATGGAGGGCGGGGACGTCCGGATCTCCGGGCGGGCGCTGGAGCTGGTGGACCCGCCGGAGCTCCACCGGTACGCGGAGGAGACCGAGACCCCGCACCCCTTCCACCTCTTCCACGCCGACCTGACGGAGATCGTGCGGATCACCGTCGAGGGCGACGACCTGGTGGTGCGGACGTGGACCCCGGAGCACGGCGTCCACACCCTGCGCCGGGGCAACGACGACGAGCCACCGCGCGAGGACCCGGCCGGGGACTCCCCCGCCGGCTGA
- a CDS encoding VWA domain-containing protein: protein MTGSAIDLRKLEDAAPALVNLYKSAGVSLRKHGMEGGRACVYLVLDYSGSMRPYYRDGSVQSLADRVLGLSAHLDTDGRVPVVFFSTEVDAVAEVSLADHAGRVTEIAAGLGHMGKTAYHLAMDAVIDHYLESGAADPALVVFQTDGGPINKALAERYLCKAARLPLFWQFVGFGNTRSTQFDFLRRLDELPVPAKRVVDNAGYFHAGEDPRRVPDDVLYDRLVAEFPSWLAAAREAGIVRV, encoded by the coding sequence ATGACGGGTAGTGCAATAGACCTCCGCAAGCTGGAAGATGCCGCTCCGGCGTTGGTGAACCTGTACAAGAGCGCCGGGGTGTCGCTGCGCAAACACGGCATGGAGGGCGGCCGGGCCTGCGTGTACCTGGTCCTGGACTACTCGGGGTCGATGCGCCCGTACTACCGGGACGGCAGCGTGCAGTCCCTGGCCGACCGGGTACTGGGGCTCTCCGCCCACCTGGACACCGACGGCCGGGTGCCCGTCGTGTTCTTCTCCACGGAGGTGGACGCGGTCGCGGAGGTCTCCCTGGCCGACCACGCCGGTCGGGTCACCGAGATCGCCGCCGGCCTGGGCCACATGGGCAAGACGGCCTACCACCTGGCGATGGACGCGGTGATCGACCACTACCTGGAGTCCGGCGCCGCAGACCCCGCGCTGGTCGTGTTCCAGACGGACGGCGGACCGATCAACAAGGCCTTGGCGGAGCGGTACCTCTGCAAGGCCGCCCGGCTCCCGCTGTTCTGGCAGTTCGTCGGTTTCGGCAACACCCGCAGCACCCAGTTCGACTTCCTGCGCCGCCTCGACGAACTCCCCGTCCCCGCGAAGCGGGTCGTCGACAACGCGGGCTACTTCCACGCCGGCGAGGACCCGCGCCGGGTTCCGGACGACGTGCTGTACGACCGGCTGGTCGCGGAGTTCCCGTCCTGGCTGGCGGCAGCCCGGGAGGCCGGCATCGTGCGCGTCTGA
- a CDS encoding PadR family transcriptional regulator, which produces MADETNKRTLPATGWAVLGLLSFGEELSGYDLKKWSDRSLRFFYWSPSFSQIYSELKRLEKAGYASSRLIAQETGTRDKRVYRITDEGMTAVREWAREAPVDPPVLKHGPMLRLWLGHLLEPEQMREVLLQQREFAETMRRRAVADVEGAKEEASWAYPTLTLKWAERYYASERDLAAAMLDDIEALAAERGTRP; this is translated from the coding sequence GTGGCAGACGAGACGAACAAGCGCACCCTCCCCGCGACCGGCTGGGCAGTGCTCGGGCTGCTCTCCTTCGGCGAGGAGCTCTCCGGCTACGACCTGAAGAAGTGGTCCGACCGATCACTGCGCTTCTTCTACTGGAGCCCGTCCTTCAGCCAGATCTACAGCGAACTCAAGCGCCTGGAGAAGGCCGGATACGCCTCCTCGCGCCTGATCGCCCAGGAGACCGGCACCCGCGACAAACGCGTGTACCGGATCACCGACGAAGGCATGACGGCCGTACGGGAATGGGCGCGCGAGGCGCCGGTCGACCCGCCGGTGCTCAAGCACGGACCGATGCTCCGACTGTGGCTCGGCCATCTGCTGGAGCCGGAGCAGATGCGCGAAGTCCTGCTCCAGCAGCGGGAGTTCGCGGAGACAATGCGCCGCCGGGCGGTGGCGGACGTGGAAGGCGCCAAGGAGGAGGCCTCCTGGGCCTATCCGACGCTGACCCTCAAGTGGGCCGAGCGGTACTACGCCTCCGAGCGCGACCTGGCGGCCGCGATGCTCGACGACATCGAGGCACTGGCGGCGGAGCGCGGCACACGGCCGTAG
- a CDS encoding SDR family NAD(P)-dependent oxidoreductase has translation MIPLDGKVVVITGAGRGQGAAEARLCAEAGARVVVTDIREEEGREVAATLGDQGLYVHHDVTDADGWARVVREAVAAFGTISALVNNAALWRTAHVERQSLADFETLLRVNLLGPFLGIQAVAPVLRAGGGGSIVNVSSTAGLVGIPGHAAYGSTKFALRGLTRSAALDLAGDGIRVNSVHPGAIDTPMISAVSDKDWSHVPLGRMGRPEEVGELVRFLCSDASSYVTGGEFTVDGGTTAR, from the coding sequence GTGATCCCACTGGACGGCAAGGTCGTCGTCATCACCGGCGCCGGGCGCGGGCAGGGCGCCGCCGAGGCCCGTCTGTGCGCGGAGGCGGGAGCCCGCGTCGTCGTCACCGACATCCGGGAGGAGGAGGGCCGGGAGGTCGCCGCGACCCTGGGGGACCAGGGGCTGTACGTCCACCACGACGTGACCGACGCCGACGGCTGGGCCCGGGTCGTACGGGAGGCCGTGGCCGCCTTCGGGACGATCTCGGCGCTCGTCAACAACGCGGCCCTGTGGCGCACCGCCCACGTGGAGCGGCAGTCCCTCGCCGACTTCGAGACGCTGCTGCGGGTCAACCTGCTCGGCCCCTTCCTCGGCATCCAGGCCGTCGCCCCCGTGCTGCGCGCCGGCGGGGGCGGCTCGATCGTCAACGTCTCCTCCACCGCCGGACTGGTCGGCATACCGGGCCACGCCGCCTACGGCTCCACCAAGTTCGCCCTGCGCGGGCTGACCCGGTCGGCCGCCCTGGACCTGGCGGGCGACGGGATCCGGGTCAACTCAGTGCACCCGGGCGCCATCGACACCCCGATGATCTCCGCCGTGTCGGACAAGGACTGGTCCCACGTGCCGCTGGGCCGCATGGGCCGCCCCGAGGAGGTCGGGGAACTGGTCCGCTTCCTCTGCTCCGACGCCTCCTCGTACGTCACCGGCGGCGAGTTCACCGTGGACGGGGGGACGACGGCCCGATGA
- a CDS encoding alpha/beta hydrolase, producing MSDSLSPAARRLCDLMTAAFPGPGDPDALRAAVAAGGRAPGPAVADVHDDDACGVPVRVYDPDPGASGRPLVVHFHGGGWVMCGLDTHDAGCRRLAAASGAVVVSVDYRLAPEHPWPAAPDDALTALLWARSRAAALGCDPDRTIVAGDSSGGTLAAVTALRAPELVAGQLLFYPPLDAAMDTPSAETYARGYFHTAAHMAWYWDQYGGDPAHPHVSPLRAPDLTGLPRTLIVLADCDVLRDEGLAYARRLGEAGVDCGVQLYPGVFHGFLGSPLPAADAAYAAAAAWIRG from the coding sequence ATGAGCGACTCCCTCTCGCCCGCCGCCCGGCGGCTGTGCGACCTCATGACCGCGGCCTTCCCCGGCCCCGGCGACCCGGACGCCCTGCGGGCGGCGGTCGCCGCCGGCGGGCGCGCCCCCGGACCCGCCGTGGCCGACGTGCACGACGACGACGCCTGCGGGGTCCCGGTCCGCGTGTACGACCCCGACCCCGGGGCCTCGGGGCGCCCGCTCGTCGTCCACTTCCACGGCGGCGGCTGGGTGATGTGCGGCCTGGACACCCACGACGCCGGCTGCCGCAGGCTCGCCGCCGCCTCGGGCGCGGTCGTCGTCTCCGTCGACTACCGGCTCGCCCCGGAACACCCCTGGCCCGCCGCGCCCGACGACGCGCTGACCGCACTGCTGTGGGCCCGCTCCCGAGCCGCCGCACTCGGCTGCGATCCCGACCGGACGATCGTCGCCGGGGACTCCAGCGGGGGCACCCTGGCGGCCGTGACCGCGCTGCGGGCCCCCGAACTCGTCGCGGGCCAACTGCTGTTCTACCCGCCCCTGGACGCGGCCATGGACACCCCTTCCGCGGAGACGTACGCGCGGGGGTACTTCCACACCGCCGCCCACATGGCCTGGTACTGGGACCAGTACGGCGGGGACCCCGCCCACCCGCACGTCTCACCGCTGCGCGCCCCCGACCTGACCGGACTGCCGCGCACCCTGATCGTCCTCGCCGACTGCGACGTGCTGCGGGACGAGGGGCTGGCGTACGCCCGCCGGCTGGGCGAGGCGGGCGTGGACTGCGGAGTCCAGCTGTACCCGGGCGTCTTCCACGGCTTCCTGGGCTCACCGCTGCCGGCCGCCGACGCGGCGTACGCGGCGGCGGCCGCGTGGATCAGGGGCTGA
- a CDS encoding class I SAM-dependent methyltransferase: protein MTTPSRARSFDAAAALYAAHRPAYPDALLDALEELSGRPLAGSRVADVGAGTGIATALLHARGAHVVAVEPGDGMAAELRRAHPGIPLVRGDGDRLPLAGDAFDLLTYAQAWHWTDPARSVPEARRVLRPGGALAIWWNDMDESVPWVADQAARIRALFGADGVSFRTLPAGLDSGFRTRTVPWSRRITLDEHLANIASHSAFLLLGEAGTREFTDRERSVLGALFPDGTVEEPYVVSLHVSVL, encoded by the coding sequence ATGACGACGCCCTCCCGCGCCCGCTCCTTCGACGCCGCCGCCGCGCTGTACGCCGCGCACCGGCCCGCCTACCCCGACGCGCTCCTCGACGCCCTGGAGGAGCTGAGCGGCCGCCCGCTCGCCGGCTCCCGCGTCGCCGACGTGGGGGCCGGGACCGGCATCGCGACGGCCCTGCTGCACGCCCGCGGGGCGCACGTCGTCGCCGTCGAACCCGGCGACGGGATGGCTGCCGAACTGCGCCGCGCGCACCCCGGGATACCGCTGGTGCGCGGGGACGGTGACCGGCTGCCGCTGGCCGGCGACGCCTTCGACCTGCTCACCTACGCGCAGGCCTGGCACTGGACCGACCCCGCCCGCTCCGTCCCCGAGGCCCGCCGCGTGCTGCGGCCCGGCGGCGCGCTCGCGATCTGGTGGAACGACATGGACGAGTCGGTGCCGTGGGTCGCCGACCAGGCCGCGCGGATCCGGGCCCTCTTCGGCGCCGACGGCGTGTCCTTCCGCACGCTGCCCGCCGGCCTCGACTCCGGCTTCCGCACCCGCACCGTGCCCTGGTCCCGCCGGATCACCCTCGACGAGCACCTCGCGAACATCGCCAGCCACTCCGCGTTCCTCCTCCTCGGCGAGGCCGGCACCCGGGAGTTCACGGACCGGGAGCGGTCGGTACTGGGCGCCCTCTTCCCGGACGGCACGGTGGAGGAGCCGTACGTGGTCAGCCTCCACGTGAGCGTCCTGTGA
- a CDS encoding acyl-CoA dehydrogenase family protein, whose product MRFLPTDEQRDFVRTLRRLLDASEVPAAVRAWGAGDHAPGRALWSRLADTGLFALAADGEHDGLGPLPLEAALGFVELGRAGVPGPVVETVAAAVLLAGLGDEGPAKRFLPGLLSGGASASLTLPDAAPYALDADAATYCFTVSRAGELRLADPDGGPVLRSTDPTRRLLRPPVGGGELLARGPAVTAAAGSALGWARLLTAAQCLGVGEALLARTVEYAKQRTQFGTPIGGFQAVKHRLADTLLGLEFARPLVWAAGLSLDPGEVAAAKLAAGEAAYAAAMTALQLHGAVGYTEELDLSLWLRKARPLRDAWGTPSACRAAVLGAARR is encoded by the coding sequence ATGCGCTTCCTGCCGACCGACGAGCAGCGCGACTTCGTGCGGACGCTGCGCCGACTGCTCGACGCGTCCGAGGTCCCGGCGGCCGTACGGGCCTGGGGCGCGGGGGACCACGCGCCGGGCCGGGCCCTGTGGTCCCGCCTCGCCGACACGGGCCTGTTCGCGCTCGCCGCGGACGGGGAACACGACGGGCTGGGGCCGCTGCCGCTGGAAGCGGCCCTCGGTTTCGTGGAGTTGGGGCGGGCCGGGGTGCCGGGGCCGGTGGTGGAGACGGTCGCGGCCGCGGTGCTGCTGGCGGGGTTGGGGGACGAGGGGCCGGCGAAGCGTTTCCTCCCGGGGCTGCTCTCGGGCGGCGCCTCGGCCTCGCTGACCCTGCCGGACGCGGCCCCGTACGCCCTGGACGCGGACGCGGCCACGTACTGCTTCACGGTGTCGCGGGCCGGCGAACTACGGCTGGCGGACCCGGACGGCGGGCCGGTCCTGCGCTCGACGGACCCGACGCGCAGGCTGCTGCGCCCCCCGGTCGGGGGCGGTGAGCTGCTCGCCCGCGGGCCGGCGGTGACGGCGGCGGCGGGGAGCGCCCTGGGGTGGGCGCGGCTGCTCACGGCGGCGCAGTGCCTGGGCGTCGGGGAGGCCCTGCTGGCGCGGACGGTGGAGTACGCGAAGCAGCGCACGCAGTTCGGCACGCCGATCGGCGGGTTCCAGGCGGTCAAGCACCGGCTGGCGGACACCCTGCTGGGCCTGGAGTTCGCCCGGCCGCTGGTGTGGGCGGCCGGGCTGTCCCTCGATCCGGGCGAGGTCGCGGCGGCGAAGCTGGCGGCGGGCGAGGCCGCGTACGCGGCGGCGATGACGGCGCTCCAGCTCCACGGGGCGGTCGGCTACACCGAGGAGCTGGACCTGTCGCTGTGGCTGCGCAAGGCGCGCCCGCTGCGGGACGCGTGGGGGACGCCGTCGGCGTGCCGGGCGGCGGTGCTCGGGGCCGCCCGGCGGTAG
- a CDS encoding acyl-CoA dehydrogenase family protein, with amino-acid sequence MDLTHTPQAQAFRAEARAWLAGHVPTAPLPSLETAEGFAAHREWEARLHADRWAVVSWPEEYGGRGVDIERWLVFEEEYWAAGAPGRVSQNGINLLAPTLFDHATAEQRARVLPSMASGEVIWAQAWSEPESGSDLASLTSRAVRTEGGWLLSGQKTWSSRAAFADRAFGIFRTDPQAPKPHQGLTYLMFDLRAPGVTVRPIGRLDGKPAFAELFLDGVFVPDEDVIGEPGQGWRIAMSTTGNERGLTLRSPGRFLAAADRLLGMWREVGDPADTALSDRVADALVGARAYELFTWGNASRFAAGETIGAESSLNKVFWSRYDIALHETALDLLGADAELADGAWAEPWLFSLAGPIYAGTNEIQRDIIAERLLGLPKGRR; translated from the coding sequence ATGGACCTCACCCACACCCCGCAGGCGCAGGCCTTCCGCGCGGAGGCCCGGGCCTGGCTGGCCGGACACGTCCCGACCGCCCCCCTCCCCTCGCTGGAGACGGCCGAGGGGTTCGCCGCGCACCGGGAGTGGGAGGCCCGGCTGCACGCCGACCGTTGGGCGGTGGTGTCCTGGCCCGAGGAGTACGGCGGCCGGGGCGTGGACATCGAGCGGTGGCTGGTGTTCGAGGAGGAGTACTGGGCGGCGGGCGCGCCCGGCCGGGTCTCCCAGAACGGCATCAACCTGCTGGCCCCCACCCTCTTCGACCACGCGACGGCCGAGCAGCGGGCGCGGGTGCTCCCGTCCATGGCGAGCGGCGAGGTGATCTGGGCACAGGCCTGGTCGGAGCCCGAGTCGGGCTCCGACCTGGCCTCCCTGACGTCGAGGGCGGTCCGCACGGAGGGGGGTTGGCTGCTGTCCGGGCAGAAGACCTGGTCCTCGCGGGCGGCGTTCGCGGACCGGGCGTTCGGCATCTTCCGGACCGACCCCCAGGCCCCGAAGCCGCACCAGGGGCTGACGTACCTGATGTTCGACCTGCGGGCGCCGGGGGTGACCGTGCGGCCGATCGGCCGGCTGGACGGCAAACCGGCGTTCGCCGAACTCTTCCTGGACGGGGTGTTCGTCCCGGACGAGGACGTCATCGGGGAGCCGGGGCAGGGCTGGCGGATCGCGATGTCCACGACCGGCAACGAGCGGGGGCTGACCCTGCGCTCCCCCGGCCGGTTCCTGGCGGCGGCGGACCGGCTGCTCGGGATGTGGCGGGAGGTCGGGGATCCCGCCGACACCGCGCTGTCGGACCGGGTCGCGGACGCGCTGGTCGGGGCGCGCGCGTACGAGCTGTTCACGTGGGGGAACGCCTCGCGCTTCGCGGCGGGCGAGACCATCGGCGCCGAGTCCAGCCTGAACAAGGTGTTCTGGTCCCGGTACGACATCGCCCTGCACGAGACGGCGCTCGACCTGCTGGGCGCGGACGCGGAACTCGCGGACGGCGCGTGGGCCGAACCGTGGCTCTTCTCCCTGGCCGGGCCGATCTACGCCGGGACGAACGAGATCCAGCGCGACATCATCGCCGAGCGGCTGCTCGGCCTTCCGAAGGGCCGCCGCTGA
- a CDS encoding SDR family oxidoreductase: protein MNAPEYVTGHGLLAGRTAVITAAAGAGIGGATARRFLEEGARVLIGDAHARRLKETEDALAAEFGADRIDSLPCDVTDEDQVRALFARAEQTHGGLDVVVNNAGLGGTATLVDMTDDQWGRVLDVTLNGTFRCTRAALRSFKAAGTGGGVVVNNASVVGWRAQTGQAHYAAAKAGVMALTRCAALEAAEFGVRINAVAPSLAMHPHLVKVTSEELLAELTAREAFGRYAEPWEVANVIVFLASGYSSYMTGETVSVSSQHA from the coding sequence GTGAACGCACCCGAGTACGTCACCGGGCACGGGCTGCTCGCCGGCCGGACCGCCGTGATCACCGCCGCCGCCGGGGCCGGCATCGGCGGCGCCACCGCCCGCCGCTTCCTGGAGGAGGGCGCCCGCGTCCTGATCGGCGACGCCCACGCCCGCCGCCTCAAGGAGACCGAGGACGCGCTGGCCGCCGAGTTCGGGGCGGACCGGATCGACTCCCTGCCGTGCGACGTCACCGACGAGGACCAGGTCCGGGCCCTGTTCGCGCGCGCCGAACAGACCCACGGCGGCCTCGACGTCGTCGTCAACAACGCCGGACTCGGCGGCACCGCGACCCTGGTCGACATGACCGACGACCAGTGGGGCCGGGTCCTCGACGTCACCCTCAACGGCACCTTCCGCTGCACCCGCGCCGCCCTGCGCTCCTTCAAGGCCGCGGGCACCGGCGGCGGGGTCGTCGTCAACAACGCCTCCGTCGTCGGCTGGCGCGCCCAGACCGGCCAGGCCCACTACGCCGCCGCGAAGGCCGGGGTGATGGCGCTCACCCGCTGCGCCGCCCTGGAGGCCGCCGAGTTCGGCGTACGGATCAACGCGGTCGCCCCCAGCCTCGCCATGCACCCGCACCTGGTGAAGGTCACGAGCGAGGAACTCCTCGCCGAACTCACCGCCCGCGAGGCCTTCGGCCGCTACGCCGAACCCTGGGAGGTCGCCAACGTCATCGTGTTCCTGGCCAGCGGCTACTCGTCGTACATGACCGGCGAGACCGTGTCGGTCAGCAGCCAGCACGCGTAG
- a CDS encoding TetR/AcrR family transcriptional regulator has product MPTNKKKPQVTASPERRRELLDTAAEVFAAQGYNATTVRKIADAAGMLAGSLYYHFDSKESMLDEILSAFLNELWAGYDTVLAAGLGPRETIEALVTESFREIDRHRAAVAIYQKESRHLSAQPRFHYLSDSQQKFEKAWLGTLERGVAAKVFRADLDIRLTYRFVRDTVWVAASWYRPGGQHSPDEIARQYLSMVLDGIALRA; this is encoded by the coding sequence GTGCCGACGAACAAGAAGAAGCCACAGGTGACCGCGTCCCCCGAGCGCAGACGGGAGCTCCTCGACACCGCCGCCGAGGTCTTCGCCGCGCAGGGCTACAACGCCACCACCGTGCGCAAGATCGCCGATGCCGCCGGGATGCTCGCCGGCAGCCTCTACTACCACTTCGATTCCAAGGAATCGATGCTCGACGAGATCCTCTCGGCCTTCCTGAACGAGCTGTGGGCGGGGTACGACACCGTCCTCGCCGCCGGTCTCGGCCCCAGGGAGACCATCGAGGCCCTCGTCACCGAGTCCTTCCGGGAGATCGACCGGCACCGCGCCGCCGTCGCGATCTACCAGAAGGAATCCCGCCACCTCTCCGCGCAACCCCGCTTCCACTACCTCTCCGACTCGCAGCAGAAGTTCGAGAAGGCCTGGCTGGGGACGCTGGAGCGCGGAGTGGCCGCCAAGGTCTTCCGGGCCGACCTGGACATCCGCCTCACCTACCGCTTCGTGCGCGACACGGTGTGGGTCGCGGCCTCCTGGTACCGGCCGGGCGGACAGCACAGCCCCGACGAGATCGCCCGCCAGTACCTGTCGATGGTGCTGGACGGGATCGCCCTGCGCGCCTGA